The following proteins are encoded in a genomic region of Saccharopolyspora antimicrobica:
- a CDS encoding OsmC family protein codes for MSSTPVEVTRTGQHTFLATNPRGAQVAIGREDAPEAFTPGELLLAAIAACSAVTSENLLVRRLGEDAELTVHADRTKVPEDKHKFARVQVGFDVDLSAVEGEDRTKLLEAVERAITKYCTVSRSVEEGTPIDLTLPR; via the coding sequence ATGTCTTCCACTCCGGTCGAAGTGACCCGGACCGGTCAGCACACCTTCCTCGCGACCAACCCGCGCGGAGCCCAGGTCGCGATCGGGCGGGAGGACGCCCCCGAGGCTTTCACGCCCGGTGAGCTGCTGCTCGCCGCGATCGCCGCCTGCTCCGCGGTGACCAGCGAGAACCTGCTGGTCCGGCGGCTGGGCGAGGACGCCGAGCTGACCGTGCACGCGGACCGCACCAAGGTGCCGGAGGACAAGCACAAGTTCGCCCGGGTCCAGGTCGGCTTCGACGTCGACCTCAGCGCTGTCGAGGGCGAGGACCGCACCAAGCTGCTCGAAGCGGTCGAACGCGCGATCACCAAGTACTGCACCGTCAGCCGCTCGGTGGAGGAAGGCACCCCGATCGATCTCACCCTGCCCCGCTGA
- a CDS encoding amino acid permease yields the protein MAQETAPEQQSGLRRDLSGRQVGMIAIGGAIGTGLFLGSGLAISIAGPAVIIAYAVAAFAALALAFALAEMIVVHPEAGGFGAVVQRYLGGLPGFVSRWIYWAAQVVNIGSEVIAAGLYVQFWYPQLPLWMPVVAFSLLMLAVNFAAVRFFGEFEYWFAMIKVVTIVVFIGLGVFYIFFGLPGQEPAGVGALTEHDGFLPNGIGAVWLALTVVTFSYLGTEAVSITAAESRNPGRDVPRAARGMVLRLALFYVLGMLVVVSILPWNEVSSSGEVTESPFVRLFSMVGIPAAAGIMNFVVLTAALSAMNTNLYITARMTHSLAMDGYAPRWFAKVSGNGVPRRALVLSAAGLALAAALAVFAEDSAFPMLLGLALFGALVTWLMIFASQLVFRRRRAAEGLPPSPVRLPGAPVTTVLAMLFVAAVLLTTPFTEQFNTAWKAGVPFVVVLCVAYYVIHRRRAAEPDSEVESTQSSD from the coding sequence GTGGCACAGGAGACCGCACCGGAGCAGCAGTCCGGGTTACGCCGGGATCTGTCCGGCCGCCAGGTCGGCATGATCGCCATCGGCGGTGCTATCGGCACCGGGTTGTTCCTCGGCTCCGGCCTGGCGATCTCCATCGCCGGCCCGGCCGTGATCATCGCCTACGCGGTGGCCGCGTTCGCCGCGCTGGCGCTGGCCTTCGCGCTGGCCGAGATGATCGTGGTGCACCCGGAGGCCGGTGGGTTCGGCGCGGTCGTGCAGCGCTACCTCGGCGGGCTGCCGGGCTTCGTGTCGCGGTGGATCTACTGGGCCGCCCAGGTGGTCAACATCGGCAGCGAGGTCATCGCGGCCGGGCTCTACGTGCAGTTCTGGTACCCGCAGCTGCCGCTGTGGATGCCGGTGGTGGCGTTCTCGCTGCTGATGCTGGCGGTCAACTTCGCCGCGGTGCGGTTCTTCGGCGAGTTCGAGTACTGGTTCGCCATGATCAAGGTCGTCACGATCGTGGTGTTCATCGGGCTGGGCGTGTTCTACATCTTCTTCGGCCTGCCCGGTCAGGAGCCCGCCGGTGTCGGGGCGCTGACCGAGCACGACGGGTTCCTGCCCAACGGCATCGGCGCGGTGTGGCTGGCGCTGACCGTGGTCACCTTCTCCTACCTGGGCACCGAGGCGGTGTCGATCACCGCCGCCGAGTCCCGCAACCCCGGCCGGGACGTCCCGCGCGCCGCGCGCGGGATGGTGCTGCGGCTGGCGCTGTTCTACGTGCTCGGGATGCTCGTGGTGGTCTCGATCCTGCCGTGGAACGAGGTGTCGTCCTCCGGTGAGGTCACCGAGAGCCCGTTCGTGCGGCTGTTCAGCATGGTGGGCATCCCGGCGGCGGCCGGGATCATGAACTTCGTGGTGCTCACCGCGGCGCTGTCGGCGATGAACACCAACCTCTACATCACCGCGCGGATGACCCACTCGCTGGCGATGGACGGCTACGCGCCGAGGTGGTTCGCCAAGGTCAGCGGCAACGGCGTGCCGCGCAGGGCGCTGGTGCTCTCGGCGGCCGGGCTGGCGCTGGCCGCGGCGCTGGCGGTGTTCGCCGAGGACTCGGCGTTCCCGATGCTGCTGGGCCTGGCGCTGTTCGGGGCGCTGGTGACCTGGCTGATGATCTTCGCCAGCCAGCTGGTATTCCGGCGCCGCCGCGCGGCGGAGGGCCTGCCGCCGTCCCCGGTCCGGCTGCCGGGCGCGCCGGTGACGACCGTGCTGGCGATGCTCTTCGTCGCGGCGGTCCTGCTGACCACGCCGTTCACCGAGCAGTTCAACACCGCGTGGAAGGCGGGCGTGCCGTTCGTCGTCGTTCTCTGCGTGGCGTACTACGTCATCCACCGCCGCCGGGCGGCCGAACCCGACTCCGAGGTCGAGAGCACCCAGTCATCGGATTAG
- the rpe gene encoding ribulose-phosphate 3-epimerase — protein MIAPSILSADFARLADEIAAVNGEPGKRADWLHVDVMDAHFVPNLTLGLPVVESILKATDIPVDCHLMIEDPDRWAVGYAEAGAYNVTVHVEAAKDPIAIAKDLRAAGAKAGLSIKPGTPLDPYLDVLKHYDTLLVMSVEPGFGGQKFMADVLDKARKARELVDTGHLKLVVEIDGGINADTIEQAAEAGVDCFVAGSAVYNADDPAKAVEALRAKAAPNFAHARR, from the coding sequence ATGATCGCGCCCTCCATCCTCTCCGCAGATTTCGCCCGTCTCGCCGATGAGATCGCCGCCGTGAACGGCGAGCCCGGCAAGCGGGCCGACTGGCTGCACGTGGACGTGATGGACGCGCACTTCGTGCCCAACCTGACCCTGGGCCTGCCGGTGGTCGAGTCGATCCTGAAGGCGACCGACATCCCGGTCGACTGCCACCTGATGATCGAGGACCCGGACCGCTGGGCCGTCGGCTACGCCGAGGCCGGCGCCTACAACGTCACGGTGCACGTGGAAGCCGCCAAGGACCCGATCGCCATCGCCAAGGACCTGCGCGCCGCGGGCGCCAAGGCGGGCCTGTCGATCAAGCCCGGCACTCCGCTGGACCCCTACCTGGACGTGCTCAAGCACTACGACACGCTGCTGGTGATGTCGGTGGAGCCGGGCTTCGGCGGCCAGAAGTTCATGGCCGACGTGCTGGACAAGGCCCGCAAGGCCCGCGAGCTGGTCGACACCGGCCACCTCAAGCTGGTGGTGGAGATCGACGGCGGGATCAACGCCGACACCATCGAGCAGGCGGCCGAGGCGGGCGTGGACTGCTTCGTGGCGGGCTCGGCGGTCTACAACGCCGACGACCCGGCCAAGGCCGTGGAAGCGCTGCGCGCGAAGGCGGCCCCGAACTTCGCCCACGCCCGGCGATGA
- the ribD gene encoding bifunctional diaminohydroxyphosphoribosylaminopyrimidine deaminase/5-amino-6-(5-phosphoribosylamino)uracil reductase RibD, with the protein MVARGEEQAMRAAVAASEQVRGTTSPNPPVGCVILGTGGEVVGVGSTRPPGGPHAEVVALRAAGERARGGTAVVTLEPCSHTGRTPPCTDALIAAGVARVVHAASDPNPLASGGAERLRAAGVEVVSGLLADEVAAGPLRAWLHFARTGRPHVTWKYAATLDGRSAAADGTSKWISSAESRADVHRIRARVDAIIAGTGTVRADDPHLTARAADGTLLERQPLRVVIGDSEIPATAKVLDDAAETVQLPGGDPRAALAALAERGIVDVLLEGGPRLAGAFVQARCVDRVLAYVAPALLGAGPAALGEAGVGSISQAWRLQIEETTMSGPDVRISAVPQES; encoded by the coding sequence ATGGTCGCTCGTGGCGAAGAGCAGGCGATGCGTGCCGCGGTCGCGGCCAGCGAGCAGGTCCGGGGCACCACCAGCCCGAACCCGCCCGTCGGGTGCGTGATCCTCGGTACCGGCGGCGAGGTCGTCGGGGTGGGCTCGACCCGGCCACCGGGCGGCCCGCACGCGGAGGTCGTCGCGCTGCGCGCGGCGGGGGAGCGGGCCCGTGGCGGCACCGCCGTGGTGACGCTGGAGCCCTGCTCGCACACCGGGCGCACGCCACCGTGCACCGATGCGCTGATCGCAGCCGGTGTCGCGCGCGTCGTGCACGCCGCTTCCGATCCGAACCCGCTGGCCAGCGGTGGTGCGGAGCGGCTGCGCGCGGCGGGCGTGGAGGTCGTCAGTGGGCTGCTGGCCGACGAGGTGGCGGCCGGGCCGCTGCGCGCGTGGCTGCACTTCGCCCGCACCGGCCGACCGCACGTGACCTGGAAGTACGCCGCCACGCTGGACGGCCGTTCGGCGGCGGCGGACGGCACCAGCAAGTGGATCAGCTCCGCCGAATCCCGCGCCGACGTGCACCGGATCCGCGCCCGGGTGGACGCGATCATCGCGGGCACCGGCACGGTCCGCGCCGACGACCCGCACCTGACCGCCCGCGCTGCCGACGGGACGCTGCTGGAGCGGCAGCCGCTGCGGGTCGTCATCGGCGACAGCGAGATCCCCGCGACGGCGAAGGTGCTCGACGACGCGGCCGAAACCGTGCAGCTGCCCGGCGGCGACCCCCGCGCGGCGCTGGCGGCGCTGGCCGAGCGCGGCATCGTCGACGTGCTGCTGGAAGGCGGGCCGCGGCTGGCCGGTGCGTTCGTGCAGGCCCGCTGCGTGGACCGGGTGCTGGCCTACGTGGCTCCGGCGCTGCTCGGCGCCGGTCCGGCAGCGCTCGGCGAAGCCGGAGTGGGAAGCATCTCGCAGGCATGGCGGTTGCAGATCGAAGAGACGACTATGAGTGGCCCGGACGTCCGTATCAGCGCGGTCCCGCAGGAGAGCTGA
- a CDS encoding riboflavin synthase yields MFTGIVEELGTIEAVEPLDDGSRLTVRGPVVTEDAKHGDSIAVNGVCLTVVTVGDGQFTVDVVAETLRRSSLKGIAAGDRVNLERAMALGDRLGGHIVQGHVDGTAVLRGTDADGLTRFELPKRLSHYLVEKGSITVDGVSLTVVEAGESTFSVALIPTTKELTTLGHRAPGDEVNIEVDVLAKHLERLAAAQLDHRARGAQARSGDNGGVREAQ; encoded by the coding sequence GTGTTCACCGGGATCGTCGAGGAACTCGGCACCATCGAGGCGGTCGAGCCTCTGGACGATGGCAGCAGGCTCACCGTCCGCGGACCCGTGGTGACCGAGGACGCCAAGCACGGCGACTCGATCGCCGTCAACGGAGTGTGCCTGACGGTGGTGACCGTCGGCGACGGGCAGTTCACGGTCGACGTGGTGGCCGAGACGCTGCGCCGCTCCTCGCTCAAGGGCATCGCCGCGGGCGACCGGGTCAACCTGGAGCGCGCCATGGCGCTCGGCGACCGGCTCGGCGGGCACATCGTGCAGGGCCACGTCGACGGCACCGCGGTGCTGCGCGGCACCGACGCCGACGGGCTCACCCGCTTCGAACTGCCGAAGCGGCTGTCGCACTACCTGGTGGAGAAGGGCTCGATCACCGTCGACGGCGTGTCGCTGACGGTGGTCGAAGCGGGTGAATCGACGTTCAGCGTGGCGCTCATCCCGACCACCAAGGAGCTGACCACGCTCGGCCACCGCGCACCGGGTGACGAAGTGAACATCGAGGTGGATGTGCTGGCCAAGCACCTCGAACGGCTCGCGGCGGCGCAGCTGGACCACCGGGCCCGTGGTGCGCAGGCCCGTTCGGGGGACAATGGCGGCGTCAGGGAGGCGCAGTGA
- a CDS encoding bifunctional 3,4-dihydroxy-2-butanone-4-phosphate synthase/GTP cyclohydrolase II translates to MNPEVGGTVSTNKFDSIERALADIAAGRPVVVVDDEDRENEGDLIFAAEKATPELVAFMVRYTSGYICVGMPGEDCDRLDLPPMYYWNQDRKGTAYTVTVDAAEGVSTGISASDRAKTLQVLAGAESTAKDLTRPGHVVPLRARDGGVLRRPGHTEAAVDLSRLAGLRPAGALCEIVSQKSEGDMARRDELEVFAEEHDLALITIADLIAYRRRFEKQVVRVAEARIPTAHGTFRTFGYDSTIDGIEHLALVYGEIGDGEDILVRVHSECLTGDVLGSLRCDCGPQLDAAMAKVAEAGRGVVLYMRGHEGRGIGLIHKLQAYQLQDDGADTVDANVELGMPVDSRDYGQGAQILCDLGVKSMRLLTNNPAKRVGLEGYGLRIVDRVPLPIRPNPENIRYLRTKRDRMGHVLDNLDDGEDSSINGETGVTA, encoded by the coding sequence ATGAACCCCGAGGTTGGCGGCACCGTGAGCACGAACAAGTTCGACAGCATCGAGCGCGCGTTGGCCGACATCGCCGCCGGGCGTCCGGTGGTGGTGGTCGACGACGAGGACCGCGAGAACGAAGGCGATCTGATCTTCGCCGCGGAGAAGGCGACGCCCGAGCTGGTGGCGTTCATGGTCCGCTACACGTCCGGCTACATCTGCGTCGGCATGCCCGGCGAGGACTGCGACCGCCTCGACCTGCCCCCGATGTACTACTGGAACCAGGACCGCAAGGGCACCGCCTACACGGTCACCGTGGACGCCGCCGAAGGCGTGAGCACCGGCATCTCGGCCTCCGACCGCGCCAAGACGCTGCAGGTGCTGGCCGGTGCCGAGTCCACGGCCAAGGACCTCACCCGGCCCGGCCACGTCGTCCCGCTGCGCGCCCGCGACGGCGGCGTGCTGCGCCGACCCGGCCACACCGAAGCCGCGGTCGACCTCTCCCGCCTGGCGGGCCTGCGCCCGGCGGGCGCGCTGTGCGAGATCGTGAGCCAGAAGTCCGAGGGCGACATGGCCCGTCGCGACGAGCTGGAGGTCTTCGCCGAGGAGCACGACCTCGCGCTGATCACCATCGCCGACCTGATCGCCTACCGGCGCCGCTTCGAGAAGCAGGTCGTCCGGGTCGCCGAGGCGCGCATCCCCACCGCGCACGGCACCTTCCGCACCTTCGGCTACGACAGCACCATCGACGGCATCGAGCACCTGGCCCTGGTCTACGGCGAGATCGGCGACGGCGAGGACATCCTGGTGCGGGTGCACTCCGAGTGCCTGACCGGCGACGTGCTCGGCTCGCTGCGCTGCGACTGCGGCCCGCAGCTGGACGCGGCGATGGCCAAGGTCGCCGAAGCCGGCCGCGGCGTGGTGCTCTACATGCGCGGGCACGAGGGCCGGGGCATCGGCCTGATCCACAAGCTGCAGGCCTACCAGCTGCAGGACGACGGCGCCGACACGGTGGACGCCAACGTCGAGCTGGGCATGCCGGTGGACAGCAGGGACTACGGGCAGGGCGCGCAGATCCTCTGCGACCTGGGCGTGAAGTCGATGCGGCTGCTCACCAACAACCCGGCCAAGCGCGTCGGGCTGGAGGGCTACGGGCTGCGGATCGTGGACCGGGTGCCGCTGCCGATCCGCCCCAACCCGGAGAACATCCGCTACCTGCGGACCAAGCGCGACCGCATGGGTCACGTGCTGGACAATCTCGACGACGGCGAGGATTCCTCGATCAACGGCGAGACTGGAGTGACGGCATGA
- the ribH gene encoding 6,7-dimethyl-8-ribityllumazine synthase: MSGEGRPRVSVPKAGELRLGIAAIRWHERFVEQMLSRALAAAAEAGIAEPTVVRVPGSIELPVVCQQLAHQHDAVVALGVVVRGGTPHFEYVCDSVTQGLTRVALDESTAVGNGVLTCDTVEQVEARAGFENSVEDKGFEATAAALETALVLRELRGWNGERGFL, translated from the coding sequence ATGAGTGGCGAGGGGAGGCCGCGCGTCAGCGTGCCGAAAGCCGGCGAGCTGCGGCTGGGCATCGCGGCGATCCGCTGGCACGAGCGGTTCGTGGAGCAGATGCTCTCCCGCGCGCTGGCGGCGGCTGCGGAGGCGGGCATCGCCGAGCCCACGGTGGTGCGGGTGCCCGGTTCCATCGAGCTGCCGGTGGTCTGCCAGCAGCTGGCGCACCAGCACGACGCGGTGGTCGCGCTCGGCGTGGTCGTCCGCGGCGGCACCCCGCACTTCGAGTACGTCTGCGATTCGGTCACCCAGGGCCTGACCCGGGTGGCGCTGGACGAGTCCACGGCGGTCGGCAACGGCGTGCTGACCTGCGACACGGTGGAGCAGGTGGAGGCGCGGGCCGGGTTCGAGAACTCGGTGGAGGACAAGGGTTTCGAGGCCACCGCGGCGGCGCTGGAGACCGCGCTGGTGCTGCGGGAGCTGCGGGGCTGGAACGGCGAGCGGGGGTTCCTGTGA
- a CDS encoding PH domain-containing protein yields the protein MAIPIAVVLVVVFALVGTLLTNSPTGVIFSVSDQIAMGFLGVLLAAGVMLLTRPRLRADADGLEVRNIIGTHRYSWPVVQSVSFPDGSAWARLELPEDEYVPIMAIQAADGEQAIKAMRELRELRRQSQDA from the coding sequence GTGGCGATCCCGATCGCGGTGGTGCTGGTCGTGGTGTTCGCGCTCGTCGGCACCCTGCTGACTAACAGCCCGACCGGCGTGATCTTCTCGGTGTCCGACCAGATCGCGATGGGCTTCCTGGGCGTGCTGCTGGCGGCCGGGGTGATGCTGCTGACGCGGCCGCGGCTGCGCGCCGACGCCGACGGGCTGGAGGTCCGCAACATCATCGGCACCCACCGCTACTCGTGGCCGGTGGTGCAGTCGGTGTCCTTCCCGGACGGTTCGGCGTGGGCCCGGCTGGAGCTGCCCGAGGACGAGTACGTGCCGATCATGGCGATCCAGGCGGCCGACGGCGAGCAGGCCATCAAGGCGATGCGCGAACTCCGCGAACTCCGCCGCCAGTCCCAGGACGCCTGA
- a CDS encoding FKBP-type peptidyl-prolyl cis-trans isomerase — protein MNTEKPKIAKPTGEPPTELVVKDITVGEGKEATAGTMVAVHYVGVSHSTGKQFDASWDRGEPLQITLGKGQVIEGWDQGLQGMRVGGRRQLVIPPQMAYGDRGAGGVIAPGETLVFVCDLVAAR, from the coding sequence GTGAACACCGAGAAGCCGAAGATCGCCAAGCCCACCGGCGAGCCGCCGACCGAGCTGGTCGTCAAGGACATCACCGTCGGCGAGGGCAAGGAGGCCACCGCGGGCACCATGGTCGCCGTCCACTACGTGGGCGTCTCGCACAGCACCGGCAAGCAGTTCGACGCCAGCTGGGACCGCGGCGAGCCGCTGCAGATCACGCTCGGCAAGGGCCAGGTCATCGAGGGCTGGGACCAGGGCCTGCAGGGCATGCGGGTCGGCGGCCGCCGCCAGCTCGTCATCCCGCCGCAGATGGCCTACGGCGACCGCGGCGCGGGCGGGGTCATCGCCCCCGGAGAGACCCTGGTCTTCGTCTGCGACCTCGTGGCCGCCCGCTGA
- a CDS encoding PLP-dependent aminotransferase family protein: protein MPTADVDQFAALIRDRLRHGHGPLSRRLATALTDLARTGALSPGTRLPSERDLARVLECSRGAVAAAFNALFEDGICERKHGSGTYLTASGAASAMDRLLSPGAVFADLSTSVVPDPAHLRLPKLDPADLLHTPSRHGYDRLGEPGLLELLGDVLITSGGQQGIDLSTRCLARPGEAVLVEEPTYPGALAAITGCGARAVAVSTDEHGMVPEALSEALSRHRPAFAYVQAVRNPTGAVAGAGRVRELAGIAREADLPVVVDHTLAEVVHEGPPPGRFADTHPHGTVEVHSLSKELWGGLRVGWLVAPEPLRTQLTELKQTSDLATSTVGQRLAAELLRHNDFTAWRGELTRRRDHLSAALRRELPQWTWNRPAGGLSLWVRLPGTDTDAFAERAREHGVAVAPGSMFSADRRDRDRLRLSFALPPELLDQAVPALARAWSSRT from the coding sequence ATGCCAACCGCCGATGTGGACCAGTTCGCCGCGTTGATCCGCGACCGGCTCCGCCACGGGCACGGACCGCTGAGCCGCCGGCTCGCCACCGCGCTCACCGACCTCGCCCGCACCGGCGCGCTCAGCCCCGGCACCCGCCTGCCCTCCGAGCGCGACCTGGCCCGCGTGCTGGAGTGCAGCCGCGGCGCGGTGGCCGCCGCGTTCAACGCGCTCTTCGAGGACGGGATCTGCGAGCGCAAGCACGGGAGCGGCACCTACCTCACCGCCTCCGGCGCGGCGTCGGCGATGGACCGCCTGCTCAGCCCCGGCGCGGTGTTCGCCGATCTGTCCACATCGGTCGTCCCCGACCCCGCGCACCTGCGCCTGCCCAAGCTCGATCCGGCCGACCTCCTGCACACCCCCAGCAGGCACGGCTACGACCGGCTCGGCGAGCCCGGACTGCTGGAGCTGCTCGGCGACGTGCTGATCACCAGCGGCGGGCAGCAGGGCATCGACCTGAGCACCCGCTGCCTGGCCCGACCCGGCGAAGCGGTGCTGGTCGAGGAACCCACCTACCCCGGAGCGCTGGCCGCCATCACCGGGTGCGGAGCGCGAGCGGTCGCGGTCTCCACCGATGAGCACGGCATGGTTCCCGAGGCGCTCAGCGAGGCGCTGAGCAGGCATCGGCCCGCCTTCGCCTACGTCCAGGCCGTCCGCAACCCCACCGGCGCGGTCGCCGGAGCCGGGCGCGTGCGTGAACTGGCCGGGATCGCGCGCGAGGCCGACCTGCCGGTGGTCGTCGACCACACGCTGGCCGAGGTGGTGCACGAAGGCCCACCGCCCGGCCGTTTCGCCGACACCCACCCGCACGGCACCGTCGAGGTCCACTCGCTGTCGAAGGAGCTGTGGGGCGGCCTGCGGGTGGGCTGGCTCGTGGCCCCCGAACCGCTGCGCACCCAGCTCACCGAGCTGAAGCAGACCAGCGACCTGGCGACCAGCACCGTCGGCCAGCGGCTCGCAGCGGAACTGCTGCGGCACAACGACTTCACGGCCTGGCGCGGCGAGCTGACCCGCCGCCGCGACCACCTGTCCGCCGCCCTGCGCCGGGAACTCCCGCAGTGGACCTGGAACCGCCCCGCGGGTGGCCTGTCGCTGTGGGTGCGGCTGCCGGGCACCGACACCGATGCCTTCGCCGAACGGGCCCGCGAGCACGGCGTCGCGGTCGCACCGGGCTCGATGTTCTCCGCCGACCGCCGCGACCGCGACCGCCTGCGGCTCAGCTTCGCGCTGCCACCGGAGCTCCTCGACCAAGCCGTACCGGCCCTGGCCCGGGCCTGGTCGTCCCGCACCTGA
- a CDS encoding branched-chain amino acid transaminase, with amino-acid sequence MALTEADHIWMDGELVPWQDARIHVLSHGLHYGTGVFEGVRAYSTSDGPALFRLDEHLDRLFRSARMLRMTLPRGKAELRAATLELVRANSHRSCYVRHLAHLGCGAMGVDPTGAEVRMSISSWEWGAYLGDAAAQGIRLMTSSWRRNDPTVVPTAAKATGPYLNSALAKLEAREAGFDEAVLLSTDGYVSECSGENIFIRRGDVLFTPPSSAGALEGITQDTVATLAADLGITVRRENLLRSDLYAADEMFLCGTAAEVTPVRSVDNREIGAPGPMTAEIRDAFSAAVSGANERYRHWLTFVDG; translated from the coding sequence ATGGCGCTGACCGAGGCGGACCACATCTGGATGGACGGCGAGCTGGTTCCGTGGCAGGACGCCCGGATCCACGTGCTCAGCCACGGACTGCACTACGGCACCGGTGTGTTCGAGGGCGTCCGCGCCTACTCCACATCGGACGGACCGGCGCTGTTCCGGCTCGACGAGCACCTGGACCGGCTGTTCCGCAGCGCCAGGATGCTGCGCATGACGCTGCCGCGCGGCAAGGCGGAACTGCGCGCGGCGACGCTGGAACTGGTGCGCGCCAACAGCCACCGCTCCTGTTACGTCCGCCACCTCGCCCACCTCGGCTGCGGCGCGATGGGCGTCGATCCCACCGGGGCCGAGGTGCGGATGTCGATCAGCAGCTGGGAGTGGGGCGCCTACCTCGGCGACGCCGCCGCGCAGGGCATCCGGCTGATGACGAGTTCCTGGCGCCGCAACGATCCGACCGTGGTGCCCACCGCCGCCAAGGCAACCGGCCCCTACCTCAACTCCGCGCTGGCCAAGCTCGAAGCGCGCGAGGCAGGGTTCGACGAAGCGGTCCTGCTGAGCACCGACGGCTACGTGAGCGAGTGCTCCGGCGAGAACATCTTCATCCGGCGCGGCGACGTGCTCTTCACCCCGCCGTCCAGCGCCGGTGCGCTGGAGGGCATCACCCAGGACACGGTCGCGACGCTGGCCGCGGACCTGGGGATCACCGTGCGGCGCGAGAACCTCCTGCGCTCGGACCTCTACGCCGCCGACGAGATGTTCCTGTGCGGCACCGCGGCCGAGGTGACACCGGTGCGTTCGGTCGACAACCGGGAGATCGGCGCGCCCGGCCCGATGACCGCCGAGATCCGCGACGCGTTCAGCGCAGCGGTGAGCGGCGCGAACGAGCGCTACCGCCACTGGTTGACCTTCGTCGACGGCTGA
- a CDS encoding nucleotidyltransferase family protein produces the protein MEEADFETHVVDRLAALPGVRAVSLGGSRAQGTHRTDSDWDFAIYYRGRFEPQHLRDVGWSGEVSELGAWGGGVFNGGAWLRIDDRPVDVHYRDLDVVEHVLDEARAGRFEWQPLMFHLAGIPSYLVLAELAINRVLHGELSRPEFPRPLREAAPEVWWQQASLTLAYARGNHAPHGRLAETAGAIAQAACQSAHAVLAARGEWVTNEKRLLARAGLREVDQLIAGLTPDSLVAAVDEAQAHLEAAVTAAR, from the coding sequence CTGGAAGAAGCCGATTTCGAGACCCACGTCGTCGACCGCCTCGCCGCGTTGCCCGGAGTGCGCGCGGTGAGTCTCGGCGGATCGCGCGCTCAAGGCACGCACCGCACCGACAGCGACTGGGATTTCGCGATCTACTACCGCGGCCGGTTCGAGCCGCAGCACCTGCGCGACGTCGGCTGGTCCGGCGAGGTGTCCGAACTCGGCGCCTGGGGAGGTGGCGTGTTCAACGGCGGCGCCTGGCTGCGGATCGACGACCGCCCGGTGGACGTCCACTACCGCGATCTCGACGTCGTCGAGCACGTGCTCGACGAAGCGCGGGCCGGGCGCTTCGAGTGGCAGCCGTTGATGTTCCACCTGGCGGGCATCCCGAGCTACCTGGTGCTGGCCGAGCTGGCGATCAACCGGGTGCTGCACGGCGAACTGTCGCGCCCGGAGTTCCCGCGGCCGCTGCGCGAAGCCGCACCGGAGGTCTGGTGGCAGCAGGCCTCGCTCACCCTCGCCTACGCGCGCGGCAACCACGCGCCGCACGGGCGGCTCGCCGAAACCGCCGGCGCGATCGCACAGGCGGCCTGCCAATCGGCCCACGCGGTCCTGGCGGCGAGAGGGGAGTGGGTGACCAACGAGAAGCGCCTGCTCGCCCGGGCGGGATTGCGCGAGGTGGACCAGCTGATCGCCGGTCTGACCCCGGACTCCCTGGTCGCAGCGGTGGACGAGGCCCAAGCCCACCTCGAAGCAGCGGTGACCGCAGCCCGCTGA